A genomic region of Chelonia mydas isolate rCheMyd1 chromosome 9, rCheMyd1.pri.v2, whole genome shotgun sequence contains the following coding sequences:
- the LOC102939851 gene encoding disintegrin and metalloproteinase domain-containing protein 21-like produces MAAAGPLRAGCSTLLLLLGCLLPSAGHDGTAGLPRYQVTVPRRLAPPGGREAEGRVSYQLQVGGRLLVAHLQQKGLFLAGHLPVFTYERGELVRSQPFIPSHCYYEGYVEGAPESLVVLSTCSGGLRGLLHIEGTSYGIEPIKASSTCQHLLYRMGDVKGTPASCGVTTEELQHQGTKIQVTGPAVAAGRHRWTHATYIEFCVVVEKEQFILFRRNESLLTSQVLEVINMVDSFYRALGAHVILVGLEIWTENNLITLPDTIGNALPEFNRWRNDVLYRRLQHDAGQLFMAKIYRGRAGRAYVGGICLVTDAASIVTWRFASVPFFSVTVAHELGHNLGMYHDYDKCLCNRTVGCIMAAVHVTTDQFSDCSREVYFNLLREGAGFCLYNIPAPSKIFRMKRCGNKVVEGEEECDCGSELECKKDLCCQSMCKLKPGMACAFGKCCKKCQILAEGKLCRAAVDECDLPEYCNGTSKWCQDNVYVQDGTPCSDMGYCYRGSCHNHKKQCADIFGRGAQKAPLSCFSNLNTRGDRFGNCGGGETGANYKKCKISDVLCGRIQCKNVEKIPPLKEHSTVVQTPIGHIWCWGTDHHAGTDVIDTGAVKDGTFCGNGKICLNRTCASVPNLNFDCDAKKKCNSRGVCTNTKNCHCNYGWAPPDCKFPGYGGSIDSGPVPVSKPMVSIWSSSLGNVIWIVIGISIVLLVSQFFRILTKTGWIKVFGRLDATQRKQTAAASAGGRQSLHKSGSISSKK; encoded by the coding sequence ATGGCGGCGGCAGGGCCGTTGCGGGCGGGCTGTtccacgctgctgctgctgctggggtgccTCCTGCCCAGCGCGGGCCATGATGGGACTGCGGGGCTTCCCCGCTACCAGGTGACGGTGCCTCGGCGGCTGGCGCCTCCTGGGGGCCGGGAGGCCGAGGGGCGGGTGTCCTACCAGCTGCAGGTGGGTGGGAGACTTCTGGTTGCTCACCTGCAGCAGAAGGGCCTGTTCCTGGCCGGCCACCTCCCTGTGTTCACCTACGAGCGGGGTGAGCTGGTGAGGAGCCAGCCCTTCATCCCAAGCCACTGCTACTAcgagggctacgtggagggtgcCCCAGAGTCActggtggtgctgagcacctgctctggggggctgcggggactGCTGCACATCGAGGGGACGAGCTACGGGATCGAGCCCATCAAGGCCTCCTCCACCTGCCAGCACCTTCTCTATCGGATGGGAGACGTGAAGGGCACACCTGCCTCATGTGGGGTGACCACTGAGGAGCTGCAACACCAAGGAACCAAGATCCAGGTCACCGGGCCCGCTGTGGCAGCCGGACGTCACAGATGGACACATGCCACATATATTGAGTTCTGTGTGGTGGTGGAGAAAGAGCAGTTCATCCTTTTTAGAAGGAATGAAAGCCTCCTGACCAGCCAGGTCCTCGAAGTGATCAATATGGTGGACTCGTTTTATCGTGCTTTGGGGGCTCATGTCATCCTGGTTGGACTAGAGATCTGGACAGAAAACAACCTCATCACATTACCCGATACTATAGGCAATGCCCTTCCTGAATTTAACCGCTGGAGGAATGATGTGCTCTATCGTCGCCTGCAGCATGATGCTGGACAGCTATTTATGGCTAAAATATACAGAGGGCGTGCTGGGCGGGCATATGTAGGAGGCATCTGCCTTGTGACGGATGCAGCATCCATTGTCACCTGGCGTTTTGCTTCTGTGccatttttttcagtcactgTTGCACATGAGTTGGGTCATAATCTTGGCATGTATCATGACTATGATAAATGTCTTTGTAACAGAACTGTTGGCTGCATCATGGCTGCTGTGCATGTAACTACTGATCAGTTCAGTGACTGCAGTCGTGAAGTATATTTTAATCTCCTCCGTGAAGGCGCTGGATTCTGCCTATATAACATCCCAGCACCCAGCAAAATATTTAGGATGAAGCGCTGTGGTAACAAGGTggtggaaggggaagaggaatgtGACTGTGGCTCagaactggaatgcaaaaaagactTGTGTTGTCAGTCCATGTGCAAACTGAAACCAGGTATGGCTTGTGCTTTTGGAAAGTGCTGTAAAAAGTGTCAAATTCTTGCTGAAGGAAAACTATGCAGAGCAGCTGTTGATGAGTGTGACCTTCCTGAGTATTGCAATGGGACTTCAAAGTGGTGCCAAGATAATGTGTATGTACAAGATGGAACTCCATGCAGTGACATGGGCTACTGTTATCGGGGAAGCTGCCATAACCACAAGAAACAGTGTGCAGATATCTTTGGAAGGGGTGCACAAAAAGCTCCTCTAAGTTGCTTCAGTAACCTGAACACTCGAGGTGACCGGTTTGGCaactgtggtggtggtgaaaCTGGAGCAAattacaaaaaatgtaaaatcagTGATGTCTTGTGTGGAAGGATTCAGtgtaaaaatgtagaaaaaataccTCCTTTGAAGGAACATAGTACTGTCGTACAAACTCCCATAGGTCATATCTGGTGTTGGGGTACAGACCATCATGCTGGGACTGATGTAATTGATACAGGGGCAGTGAAAGATGGCACATTTTGTGGTAATGGAAAAATTTGCCTTAATAGGACATGTGCAAGTGTGCCAAATTTGAATTTCGATTGTGACGCTAAGAAAAAATGCAACAGTAGGGGAGTATGCACCAATACTAAAAATTGCCACTGTAACTATGGGTGGGCCCCTCCAGACTGTAAATTCCCAGGATATGGAGGAAGCATTGACAGTGGACCTGTTCCAGTGTCTAAGCCTATGGTAAGTATATGGAGCAGCAGTCTGGGTAATGTTATCTGGATAGTAATTGGCATCAGTATTGTTCTCCTTGTTTCTCAGTTTTTTAGGATACTTACAAAAACTGGATGGATAAAAGTGTTTGGAAGGCTAGATGCCACACAGAGAAAacaaactgctgctgcttctgctggtggTAGACAGAGCCTCCATAAGAGCGGCAGTATTAGTTCAAAAAAGTAA